One window from the genome of Fulvivirga lutea encodes:
- a CDS encoding 4Fe-4S dicluster domain-containing protein: protein MAIMITDECINCGACEPECPNTAIYEGGIEWNWSGGTELKEVEMEGGDVIDGKELQEPVSDEFYYIVSGKCTECMGFHEEPQCAAVCPVDCCVPDPDYEETEEELLDKKAWLHNE, encoded by the coding sequence ATGGCAATAATGATAACCGATGAATGCATAAACTGTGGAGCTTGTGAGCCCGAGTGCCCCAACACTGCAATTTATGAAGGCGGAATAGAGTGGAATTGGAGTGGCGGTACTGAACTCAAAGAGGTTGAAATGGAAGGAGGCGATGTCATTGATGGTAAAGAGCTTCAGGAGCCTGTTTCAGACGAGTTCTATTATATAGTTTCTGGTAAATGTACCGAGTGCATGGGCTTTCACGAAGAGCCGCAGTGTGCTGCAGTTTGTCCAGTTGATTGTTGTGTGCCAGATCCTGATTATGAAGAAACAGAAGAGGAGCTTTTAGATAAAAAGGCCTGGCTACATAATGAGTAA
- a CDS encoding AI-2E family transporter, translated as MRNTIIYILLFAALFILAGWIFSDIFLYVAFSIVLSAILRPLMRYLTTAQFFGLRLPRLVAVILSFGILVALLVSFFILFIPLISEQVEVLSSLNYDDLYQKLTIPLQNLETFMIANELTSQEPGFIVNNLKTNILNLLSEIQFSNILNAIIALTGKFFIGILAVTFISFFLLYEMGSMRKKLISFIPNKYFEVTITAYNKIEKLLSNYLTGLLIQMFSVFSLAALGLSIVGVKYSLTIALFAAVANLIPYLGPILGASFGIIVGISTGIDLTNFQEVIFLILKIVSVFAGVQVVDNVFLQPIIFSKSVKAHPLEIFIIIFAGASLAGIPGMVAAIPCYTVLRVSFTELYEGYRSYKIFKTQKNTI; from the coding sequence ATGCGTAATACAATTATTTATATTTTGCTGTTCGCAGCACTATTTATATTGGCAGGATGGATATTCTCTGATATTTTCCTCTATGTTGCCTTCTCTATTGTGCTGAGTGCCATCCTGCGGCCTCTCATGCGCTATCTAACCACTGCACAATTTTTTGGGCTAAGACTTCCCAGGCTGGTTGCAGTTATTTTGTCTTTCGGTATTCTTGTAGCACTGTTGGTGTCATTTTTTATTTTATTTATACCACTCATATCGGAGCAGGTAGAAGTACTTTCGTCACTCAATTATGACGATCTCTATCAGAAACTAACAATACCACTCCAAAACCTGGAAACGTTCATGATTGCCAACGAATTGACATCTCAGGAGCCAGGGTTTATCGTAAATAATCTTAAGACCAATATATTAAACTTATTATCTGAAATTCAGTTTTCTAATATTTTGAATGCAATTATTGCCCTCACAGGTAAATTCTTTATTGGCATATTAGCAGTTACATTTATCTCTTTTTTCTTGTTATATGAAATGGGAAGTATGCGTAAAAAATTGATCTCCTTTATTCCAAATAAATACTTTGAGGTTACCATTACAGCGTATAATAAAATCGAAAAATTGTTATCGAATTACCTGACAGGTTTATTGATACAGATGTTTTCTGTGTTTAGCCTGGCAGCACTAGGGCTGAGCATTGTAGGTGTTAAATATTCGTTGACGATAGCCTTATTCGCGGCAGTGGCTAACCTTATTCCTTATTTAGGCCCAATATTAGGCGCCAGCTTTGGTATTATTGTTGGAATATCTACTGGCATAGATTTAACAAACTTTCAAGAAGTGATTTTTCTTATTTTGAAGATTGTATCTGTCTTTGCGGGGGTTCAAGTTGTTGATAATGTATTTCTCCAGCCTATAATCTTTTCTAAAAGTGTAAAAGCTCATCCTTTGGAGATTTTTATAATTATATTTGCGGGCGCTTCGCTGGCAGGCATACCAGGTATGGTAGCTGCTATTCCTTGTTACACCGTACTTCGAGTTTCGTTTACAGAGTTGTACGAAGGATACAGAAGCTATAAAATTTTTAAAACGCAGAAAAACACTATTTAA
- a CDS encoding DUF3276 family protein encodes MEENNNEREEIYSERVRAGKRTYFFDVKATKSNDYYLTITESKRRYKDDGYTYEKHKIFLYKEDFNKFQDALNNTVNHVKEELLPDVDFEQFDRNNEDETTASVDTELKWD; translated from the coding sequence GTGGAAGAGAATAACAATGAAAGAGAAGAAATTTATTCGGAGAGAGTAAGAGCGGGTAAAAGAACTTATTTTTTTGATGTTAAAGCAACTAAATCAAATGATTACTATTTAACCATCACAGAAAGCAAAAGAAGGTATAAAGATGATGGTTACACCTACGAAAAACATAAGATTTTTCTTTACAAAGAGGACTTTAATAAATTTCAGGATGCATTAAACAACACTGTTAATCATGTGAAGGAAGAGTTGCTTCCAGATGTAGATTTTGAACAGTTTGATAGAAATAACGAAGATGAAACCACTGCAAGTGTAGATACAGAATTGAAGTGGGATTAA
- a CDS encoding DUF58 domain-containing protein produces MKLELAKIREVGDLNILARQLVEGFVTGLHKSPYHGFSVEFSEHRLYNTGESTKHIDWKVFAKTDRLYTKRFEEETNLRCLIVLDDSSSMHYPVESKAKIQFSIIAAASLAYLLQKQRDAVGICTFSNEIELITEQKSTSTHLNKILSELQNLYDNPSDLKKTQTAKVLHEIAGKTPRRSLIILFTDMFDSEENLDEIFSGLQHLKHNKHEVLLFHVTDKKTEFNFEFEDRPHEFIDLESGEKIKLQPSEVKDHFKKSAAEFYQNLKLKCAQMKIDLIEADVEIDYNEILKAYLIKRSKMR; encoded by the coding sequence ATGAAGTTAGAGCTCGCAAAAATTCGTGAAGTTGGTGATCTGAATATTTTAGCCAGACAATTGGTCGAGGGTTTTGTAACCGGACTTCACAAATCCCCATATCATGGTTTTAGTGTAGAATTCTCTGAACATAGACTTTATAATACTGGTGAGAGCACAAAACATATTGACTGGAAAGTTTTTGCCAAAACAGACAGGCTTTACACCAAACGCTTTGAAGAAGAAACCAATTTACGTTGTTTAATAGTATTGGATGATAGCTCTTCTATGCATTACCCTGTAGAATCTAAGGCAAAAATACAGTTTAGCATTATTGCAGCGGCCTCTTTGGCTTACCTACTTCAGAAGCAACGGGATGCAGTGGGTATATGCACCTTCAGTAATGAAATTGAACTGATAACAGAGCAAAAGTCAACATCGACCCACCTCAACAAAATATTAAGCGAGCTACAAAACCTGTACGATAACCCCTCGGATCTGAAGAAAACTCAAACTGCCAAGGTTTTACACGAGATTGCCGGCAAAACACCACGTAGATCACTAATTATTTTGTTTACGGATATGTTTGATAGCGAGGAAAATCTCGATGAAATATTCTCAGGACTTCAGCATTTAAAACATAATAAGCACGAGGTGCTATTGTTTCATGTAACGGATAAAAAAACTGAGTTTAATTTTGAGTTCGAAGACCGACCTCATGAATTTATCGATTTGGAAAGTGGTGAAAAGATAAAATTACAACCCTCAGAAGTGAAGGATCATTTTAAAAAATCAGCTGCCGAATTTTATCAAAACCTTAAACTTAAATGTGCACAAATGAAAATCGACCTCATTGAGGCCGATGTAGAAATTGATTATAATGAGATTCTTAAAGCGTATTTGATCAAAAGATCAAAAATGCGTTAG